A single window of Streptomyces griseoviridis DNA harbors:
- a CDS encoding HAD family hydrolase → MVIKAVVWDVDDTLFDYTTADREGMRAHLVAEGLLARYGTAEQALAHWREITERQWARFSAGEADFETQRRDRVRVFLERELTDPEADDWFRRYLTHYESAWSLFPDVLPVLDALAGLRHAVLSNSSLTVQDRKLRSLGVHDRFEVILCAVELGVSKPDAAAFRAACDALELAPHQVAYVGDHPEIDGRGAAGAGLLSVWIDRTGAHAPSAPEGGPHRIASLAELPVILGSDTRFGAPSTFG, encoded by the coding sequence ATGGTGATCAAAGCCGTCGTCTGGGACGTCGACGACACCCTCTTCGACTACACCACCGCCGACCGCGAGGGCATGCGCGCCCACCTCGTGGCCGAGGGGCTCCTCGCCCGGTACGGAACGGCCGAACAGGCCCTCGCGCACTGGCGGGAGATCACCGAACGGCAGTGGGCGCGGTTCTCGGCGGGCGAGGCGGACTTCGAGACCCAGCGCAGGGACCGGGTCCGGGTCTTCCTCGAACGGGAGCTGACCGACCCGGAGGCCGACGACTGGTTCCGGCGCTACCTCACCCACTACGAGTCGGCCTGGTCCCTCTTCCCCGACGTGCTGCCCGTCCTCGACGCGCTGGCCGGCCTCCGGCACGCGGTGCTGTCCAACTCCAGCCTCACCGTCCAGGACCGCAAGCTGCGCAGCCTCGGGGTGCACGACCGCTTCGAGGTCATCCTGTGCGCCGTCGAACTCGGCGTCTCCAAGCCGGACGCCGCGGCCTTCCGCGCGGCCTGCGACGCCCTGGAACTCGCCCCGCACCAGGTCGCGTACGTCGGCGACCACCCGGAGATCGACGGCCGTGGCGCGGCCGGCGCCGGACTGCTCTCGGTGTGGATCGACCGCACCGGCGCGCACGCCCCCAGCGCCCCGGAGGGCGGCCCGCACCGGATCGCCTCGCTCGCCGAACTCCCCGTGATCCTCGGCTCGGATACCCGTTTTGGAGCCCCGTCCACCTTCGGGTAA
- the leuC gene encoding 3-isopropylmalate dehydratase large subunit: MGRTLAEKVWDDHVVRRAEGEPDLLFIDLHLLHEVTSPQAFDGLRQNGRPVRRLDLTIATEDHNTPTLDIDKPIADPVSRAQLETLRKNCAEFGVRLHPLGDVEQGVVHVVGPQLGLTQPGTTVVCGDSHTSTHGAFGALAFGIGTSQVEHVLATQTLPLARPKTMAITVEGELPDGVTAKDLILAIIARIGTGGGQGYILEYRGSAIEKLSMEARMTICNMSIEAGARAGMIAPDETTFAYIEGRAHAPQGADWDAAVAYWKTLRTDDDAEFDAEVVIDATALSPFVTWGTNPGQGAPLSSDVPDPASYEDASERFAAEKALEYMGLEAGQSLRSITVDTVFVGSCTNGRIEDLRAAAEILKDRKVADGVRMLVVPGSARVGLQAVSEGLDTVFKDAGAEWRHAGCSMCLGMNPDQLAPGERSASTSNRNFEGRQGKGGRTHLVSPQVAAATAVLGHLASPADLSDVLVPAGV; this comes from the coding sequence ATGGGTAGGACACTCGCGGAGAAGGTCTGGGACGACCACGTCGTCCGGCGCGCCGAGGGCGAGCCCGACCTTCTCTTCATCGATCTGCACCTCCTGCACGAGGTGACCAGCCCGCAGGCCTTCGACGGACTGCGGCAGAACGGCCGCCCGGTCCGGCGCCTCGACCTCACCATCGCCACCGAGGACCACAACACCCCCACCCTCGACATCGACAAGCCCATCGCGGACCCGGTCTCCCGCGCCCAGCTGGAGACCCTGCGCAAGAACTGCGCCGAGTTCGGGGTGCGGCTGCACCCGCTGGGCGACGTCGAACAGGGCGTCGTGCACGTGGTCGGCCCGCAGCTGGGACTCACCCAGCCCGGCACCACGGTCGTCTGCGGCGACTCCCACACCTCCACCCACGGTGCCTTCGGCGCCCTGGCGTTCGGCATCGGCACCTCGCAGGTCGAGCACGTGCTCGCCACCCAGACGCTGCCGCTGGCCCGCCCGAAGACCATGGCCATCACGGTCGAGGGCGAACTGCCCGACGGCGTCACCGCCAAGGACCTCATCCTCGCGATCATCGCCAGGATCGGCACCGGCGGCGGCCAGGGCTACATCCTGGAGTACCGGGGCTCCGCCATCGAGAAACTCTCGATGGAGGCCCGCATGACCATCTGCAACATGTCGATCGAGGCCGGCGCCCGCGCGGGCATGATCGCCCCCGACGAGACCACCTTCGCCTACATCGAGGGCCGCGCCCACGCGCCCCAGGGCGCCGACTGGGACGCGGCGGTCGCGTACTGGAAGACGCTCAGGACGGACGACGACGCCGAGTTCGACGCCGAGGTCGTCATCGACGCCACCGCGCTCTCCCCGTTCGTCACCTGGGGCACCAACCCCGGCCAGGGCGCCCCGCTTTCGAGCGACGTCCCCGATCCCGCTTCGTACGAAGACGCTTCGGAGCGCTTCGCCGCCGAAAAGGCCCTGGAATACATGGGGTTGGAGGCCGGCCAGTCGCTGCGCTCCATCACCGTGGACACCGTCTTCGTAGGTTCGTGCACCAACGGCCGCATCGAGGACCTGCGCGCCGCCGCCGAGATCCTCAAGGACCGCAAAGTCGCCGACGGCGTACGGATGCTGGTCGTCCCCGGCTCCGCGCGGGTCGGCCTCCAGGCCGTCTCCGAGGGCCTCGACACCGTCTTCAAGGACGCGGGCGCCGAGTGGCGGCACGCGGGCTGCTCGATGTGTCTGGGCATGAACCCCGACCAGCTGGCCCCGGGCGAGCGCTCCGCGTCCACCTCCAACCGCAACTTCGAGGGCAGGCAGGGCAAGGGCGGCCGCACCCACCTGGTCTCCCCGCAGGTCGCCGCCGCGACCGCGGTCCTCGGCCACCTGGCCTCGCCCGCCGACCTGTCCGACGTCCTCGTGCCCGCTGGAGTCTGA
- the cofC gene encoding 2-phospho-L-lactate guanylyltransferase — translation MQWTLVVPLKPLAHAKSRLSDTAADGLRPSLALAFAQDTVAAALACPAIGDVAVVTDDGLAGRELAALGAWIVGDEPGGGLNGALAHAAAVVRAGRPDRRVAALNADLPALRSAELSRVLNAAAEFPRAFLADAAGVGTTLLAARSGQELLPAFGTDSRARHRASGAVELRLDGVDSVRQDVDTGRDLRAALRLGVGPRTAAATARLAAPGQ, via the coding sequence GTGCAGTGGACCTTGGTCGTACCCCTGAAACCGCTGGCTCACGCCAAGAGCAGGCTGTCGGACACCGCCGCCGACGGACTGCGCCCGTCGCTCGCCCTCGCCTTCGCCCAGGACACCGTGGCGGCCGCGCTGGCCTGCCCCGCCATCGGGGATGTGGCAGTCGTCACGGACGACGGACTGGCCGGGCGGGAACTCGCGGCGCTGGGCGCGTGGATCGTCGGCGACGAGCCGGGCGGCGGTCTGAACGGGGCGCTGGCGCACGCGGCGGCCGTCGTGCGCGCCGGGCGTCCGGACCGTCGGGTGGCGGCGCTCAACGCCGATCTGCCCGCATTGCGGTCCGCGGAATTGTCGCGCGTGTTGAACGCCGCCGCGGAATTCCCGCGTGCTTTTCTCGCCGATGCGGCGGGGGTCGGCACCACCTTGCTCGCGGCGCGTTCCGGGCAGGAATTGCTTCCGGCATTCGGCACGGACTCGCGGGCCAGGCACCGCGCGTCGGGCGCCGTCGAACTGCGCCTCGACGGCGTGGACTCGGTGCGCCAGGACGTCGACACCGGGCGGGATCTGCGGGCCGCCCTGCGGCTCGGGGTGGGGCCGAGGACGGCGGCGGCGACCGCGCGGCTCGCGGCCCCCGGGCAGTAG
- a CDS encoding NAD(P)H-dependent glycerol-3-phosphate dehydrogenase, with product MSKPVKAAVLSAGSWGTSFAMVLADAGCEVTLWGRRPEVVEAINSTRANPDYLPGVELPENVRATVDPAEAAAGADFTVLSVPSQTLRENLAAWTPLLAPDTVLVSLMKGVELGTTMRMSEVFEDVTRWGRDRIAVVTGPNLAREVASRRPAAAVVACTDEAVAQRLQTACHTPYFRPYTNTDVVGCELGGAVKNVIGLAVGIADGMGLGDNAKGSLITRGLAETTRLGLAMGADPLTFSGLAGLGDLVATCSSPLSRNHTFGTNLGKGMTLQETIAVTRQTAEGVKSCESVADLARRHGVEMPITETVVDIVHEGKPPMVALKELMSRSAKPERR from the coding sequence GTGAGCAAGCCTGTCAAGGCGGCGGTTCTCAGCGCGGGTTCGTGGGGCACGTCCTTCGCGATGGTGCTCGCCGACGCCGGGTGCGAGGTGACCCTCTGGGGCCGCCGCCCCGAGGTCGTCGAGGCCATCAACTCCACGCGCGCCAACCCGGACTACCTGCCGGGCGTCGAACTCCCGGAGAACGTACGGGCCACCGTCGACCCCGCCGAGGCGGCCGCCGGCGCCGACTTCACCGTGCTGTCGGTGCCGTCCCAGACGCTGCGCGAGAACCTCGCCGCCTGGACCCCGCTGCTCGCCCCCGACACCGTCCTCGTCTCCCTGATGAAGGGCGTCGAACTCGGTACCACCATGCGGATGAGCGAGGTCTTCGAGGACGTCACCCGGTGGGGCCGGGACCGGATCGCCGTGGTCACCGGGCCCAACCTGGCCCGTGAGGTCGCCTCCCGCAGGCCGGCCGCCGCCGTGGTCGCCTGCACCGACGAGGCGGTCGCCCAGCGGCTCCAGACCGCCTGCCACACCCCCTACTTCCGCCCGTACACCAACACCGACGTGGTCGGCTGCGAGCTGGGCGGCGCCGTGAAGAACGTCATCGGGCTCGCCGTCGGCATCGCGGACGGCATGGGGCTCGGCGACAACGCCAAGGGGTCGCTCATCACCCGCGGCCTCGCCGAGACCACCCGGCTCGGCCTGGCGATGGGCGCCGACCCGCTGACGTTCTCCGGACTCGCCGGTCTCGGCGACCTGGTGGCGACCTGCTCGTCGCCGCTGTCGCGCAACCACACCTTCGGCACCAACCTCGGCAAGGGCATGACCCTCCAGGAGACCATCGCGGTCACCCGGCAGACCGCCGAGGGCGTCAAGTCCTGCGAGTCCGTCGCGGATCTCGCGCGCAGGCACGGCGTCGAGATGCCCATCACCGAGACGGTCGTGGACATCGTGCACGAGGGCAAGCCGCCGATGGTCGCCCTCAAGGAGCTGATGTCGCGCAGCGCGAAGCCGGAACGACGCTGA
- the leuD gene encoding 3-isopropylmalate dehydratase small subunit: MEAFTTHTGRAVPLRRSNVDTDQIIPAHWLKKVTRDGFEDGLFEAWRKDPEFILNRPERQGATVLVAGPDFGTGSSREHAVWALQNFGFKAVISSRFADIFRGNSLKNGLLTVVLDQKIVDALWDLAERDPQAEITVDLEAREVRAEGVTAPFELDENSRWRLLNGLDDISITLRNEPDIAAYEAKRPSYKPRTVQV; the protein is encoded by the coding sequence ATGGAAGCATTCACCACCCACACGGGCCGGGCCGTCCCGCTGCGCCGCTCCAACGTCGACACCGACCAGATCATCCCTGCCCACTGGCTGAAGAAGGTCACCAGGGACGGGTTCGAGGACGGGCTGTTCGAGGCCTGGCGCAAGGACCCCGAGTTCATCCTCAACCGCCCCGAGCGGCAGGGCGCCACCGTCCTGGTGGCCGGCCCCGACTTCGGCACCGGGTCCTCCCGTGAGCACGCCGTCTGGGCGCTGCAGAACTTCGGCTTCAAGGCCGTGATCTCGTCCCGCTTCGCCGACATCTTCCGGGGCAACTCGCTGAAGAACGGCCTGCTCACGGTGGTGCTCGACCAGAAGATCGTGGACGCGCTGTGGGACCTCGCCGAGCGCGACCCGCAGGCCGAGATCACGGTCGACCTCGAAGCCCGCGAGGTGCGCGCCGAGGGCGTCACCGCCCCCTTCGAGCTGGACGAGAACTCCCGCTGGCGGCTGCTGAACGGCCTGGACGACATCTCCATCACCCTCCGCAACGAGCCCGACATCGCGGCCTACGAGGCCAAGCGCCCCTCGTACAAGCCGAGGACGGTCCAGGTCTGA
- a CDS encoding D-alanine--D-alanine ligase family protein, with the protein MSTENLSLSPEPQPRKPRVAVVFGGRSSEHGISVVTAGAVLRAIDRTKYEVLPIGITRDGRWALTADEPERMAITDRRTPDVDELAESSEGGVLLSVDPGNREVVYSEPGSVPKALGEVDVVFPVLHGPYGEDGTLQGLLELSGVPYVGSGVLASAVGQDKEYMKRVFTSFGLKVGPYVVIRPREWERDESAARRKIVDFAAEHGWPLFVKPARAGSSIGITKVDGPAGLDDAIAEAQRHDPKILVEAALTGREIECGVLEFEDGPRASLPAEIPPPDAHAYYDFEAKYIDSTPGLVPAPLTDEETAEVRRLAVAAFDAAACEGLVRADFFLTDDGEFVINEINTMPGFTPISMYPQMWQATGVGYAELVDLLVSAALRRPTGLR; encoded by the coding sequence ATGAGCACCGAGAACCTCTCCCTCAGCCCTGAGCCGCAGCCTCGTAAGCCGCGGGTGGCCGTCGTGTTCGGCGGGCGCAGCTCCGAACACGGGATCTCCGTGGTCACCGCGGGCGCCGTCCTGCGCGCGATCGACCGGACCAAGTACGAGGTCCTGCCGATCGGCATCACGCGTGACGGCCGGTGGGCGCTCACCGCGGACGAACCGGAGCGGATGGCGATCACCGACCGCCGCACCCCGGACGTCGACGAACTCGCCGAGTCGAGCGAGGGCGGCGTGCTGCTCTCCGTCGACCCCGGCAACCGCGAAGTCGTCTACAGCGAGCCGGGATCGGTGCCCAAGGCGCTCGGCGAGGTCGACGTCGTCTTCCCCGTCCTGCACGGCCCCTACGGCGAGGACGGCACCCTCCAGGGCCTCCTGGAGCTGTCCGGTGTCCCGTACGTGGGTTCGGGTGTGCTCGCCTCGGCCGTCGGCCAGGACAAGGAGTACATGAAGCGGGTCTTCACCTCCTTCGGGCTGAAGGTCGGCCCGTACGTGGTGATCAGGCCGCGCGAGTGGGAGCGCGACGAGTCCGCGGCCCGCCGGAAGATCGTGGACTTCGCCGCCGAGCACGGCTGGCCGCTGTTCGTGAAGCCCGCCCGCGCCGGCTCCTCGATCGGCATCACCAAGGTCGACGGCCCGGCCGGTCTGGACGACGCGATCGCCGAGGCCCAGCGCCACGACCCGAAGATCCTCGTCGAGGCGGCGCTCACCGGCCGCGAGATCGAGTGCGGTGTCCTGGAGTTCGAGGACGGCCCGCGCGCCTCCCTGCCGGCCGAGATCCCGCCGCCCGACGCGCACGCCTACTACGACTTCGAGGCCAAGTACATCGACTCCACCCCGGGCCTGGTGCCGGCCCCGCTGACCGACGAGGAGACCGCCGAGGTGCGGCGGCTCGCGGTGGCGGCGTTCGACGCGGCGGCCTGCGAGGGGCTGGTGCGCGCGGACTTCTTCCTCACCGACGACGGCGAGTTCGTCATCAACGAGATCAACACGATGCCCGGCTTCACGCCGATCTCGATGTACCCGCAGATGTGGCAGGCCACCGGCGTCGGCTACGCCGAGCTGGTCGACCTGCTGGTGAGCGCGGCGCTGCGGCGCCCGACCGGGCTGCGCTGA
- a CDS encoding lysophospholipid acyltransferase family protein produces MPRRRIGFWYRFAAVLCKPPLVVLIKRDWRGMEHIPAEGGFITAVNHNSHVDPFAYAHYQYNTGRVPRFLAKSGLFKKGFVGAAMRGTGQIPVYRESTDALSAFRAAIDAVERGECVAFYPEGTITRDPDGWPMTAKTGAARVALQTKCPVVPVAQWGANELLPPYSTRPHLLPRKTHHVLAGPPVDLSRFYDREMTADLLKEATEVIMADITALLEQIRGEKAPKTPYDPRRERIEQRRRTRGQTGRKEESGT; encoded by the coding sequence GTGCCCCGCCGCAGAATCGGCTTCTGGTACCGCTTCGCAGCGGTCCTCTGCAAACCGCCACTGGTGGTTCTGATCAAGCGGGACTGGCGCGGAATGGAGCACATTCCGGCCGAGGGCGGATTTATCACCGCGGTGAACCACAATTCACACGTCGACCCCTTCGCGTACGCGCACTATCAGTACAACACCGGCCGGGTGCCGCGATTCCTCGCCAAGAGCGGCCTTTTCAAGAAGGGATTCGTCGGTGCCGCCATGCGGGGTACGGGACAGATCCCCGTCTACCGCGAGAGCACCGACGCGCTCAGCGCCTTCCGCGCCGCGATCGACGCCGTCGAGCGCGGCGAGTGCGTCGCCTTCTACCCCGAGGGCACCATCACCCGCGACCCGGACGGCTGGCCGATGACCGCCAAGACCGGTGCCGCGCGGGTCGCCCTGCAGACCAAGTGCCCGGTCGTCCCGGTCGCCCAGTGGGGCGCCAACGAACTGCTGCCGCCCTACAGCACCAGGCCGCACCTGCTGCCGCGCAAGACGCACCACGTGCTGGCGGGGCCGCCGGTCGACCTCTCCCGGTTCTACGACCGGGAGATGACCGCCGACCTCCTCAAGGAGGCGACCGAGGTCATCATGGCGGACATCACCGCGCTCCTTGAGCAGATCCGCGGCGAGAAGGCCCCGAAGACGCCCTACGATCCGCGTCGGGAGCGGATCGAGCAGCGCCGCCGCACCCGCGGTCAGACCGGTCGGAAAGAGGAGAGCGGCACGTGA
- a CDS encoding DUF3515 domain-containing protein, producing MNFFRHRPIGLPALALLITAAGCSSADDGTRAAVPDPGAKVTELCQNLDGTLPSEVDGEGRRDPEPASALTAGWGNPAIILRCGVPRPAEMDDPEADGVEVEGVGWLLQKRDDGSYRFTTTLRRAYVEVTIPKARTGDGMAPLVDVAPAVKKAIPEGIAD from the coding sequence GTGAACTTCTTCCGTCACCGGCCCATCGGCCTGCCCGCACTCGCCCTGCTGATCACCGCCGCGGGCTGCTCCTCGGCGGACGACGGCACCCGGGCGGCGGTTCCCGACCCGGGCGCGAAGGTCACCGAGCTGTGCCAGAACCTGGACGGAACGCTGCCGTCCGAGGTCGACGGAGAAGGCCGCCGGGATCCCGAACCCGCGTCCGCGCTGACCGCGGGCTGGGGGAACCCGGCGATCATACTGCGCTGCGGGGTGCCGCGGCCCGCCGAGATGGACGATCCGGAGGCCGACGGCGTCGAGGTGGAGGGCGTCGGCTGGCTGCTCCAGAAGCGCGACGACGGCTCGTACCGCTTCACCACGACGCTGCGCAGGGCGTACGTCGAGGTGACCATCCCGAAGGCCCGCACGGGCGACGGCATGGCGCCCCTGGTGGATGTGGCGCCCGCCGTCAAGAAGGCGATCCCCGAGGGCATCGCCGATTAG
- the gltX gene encoding glutamate--tRNA ligase — MASAPGSPVRVRFCPSPTGNPHVGLVRTALFNWAFAKHHQGTLVFRIEDTDAARDSEESYEQLLDSLRWLGFDWDEGPEVGGPHAPYRQSQRMDIYRDVADRLLDAGHAYRCYCSTEELDARRDAARAAGRPSGYDGHCRDLTAEQKAAYEAEGRTPIVRFRMPDETITFTDLVRGELTFTPENVPDYGIVRANGAPLYTLVNPVDDALMEITHVLRGEDLLSSTPRQIALYKALIDLGVAKDIPAFGHLPYVMGEGNKKLSKRDPESSLNLYRERGFLPEGLLNYLSLLGWSLAADRDVFSMDEMVAAFEISDVNPNPARFDLKKCEAINADHIRLLDVKDFTERCRPWLAAPFAPWPAEDFDEAKWQAVAPHAQTRVKVLSEITDNVDFLFLAEPVRDEASWTKAMKDGSDALLRTAREKLDAADWNSAESLKEAVLAAGEAHGLKLGKAQAPVRVAVTGRTVGLPLFESLEILGKEKTLTRIDTALARLAA; from the coding sequence GTGGCTAGCGCACCCGGCTCCCCCGTACGCGTCCGTTTCTGTCCCTCACCCACCGGCAACCCGCACGTGGGCCTGGTCCGCACCGCCCTGTTCAACTGGGCGTTCGCCAAGCACCACCAGGGCACCCTGGTCTTCCGCATCGAGGACACCGACGCAGCCCGCGACTCCGAGGAGTCCTACGAGCAGCTCCTCGACTCGCTGCGCTGGCTCGGCTTCGACTGGGACGAGGGCCCCGAGGTCGGCGGCCCGCACGCGCCCTACCGCCAGTCGCAGCGGATGGACATCTACCGGGACGTCGCCGACCGGCTCCTCGACGCCGGCCACGCCTACCGCTGCTACTGCTCGACGGAGGAACTGGACGCCCGCCGCGACGCCGCCCGCGCCGCGGGCAGGCCGTCCGGCTACGACGGCCACTGCCGCGACCTCACCGCCGAGCAGAAGGCCGCCTACGAGGCCGAGGGCCGCACGCCGATCGTCCGGTTCCGGATGCCCGACGAGACGATCACCTTCACCGACCTGGTCCGCGGCGAACTGACCTTCACCCCGGAGAACGTCCCGGACTACGGCATCGTCCGCGCCAACGGCGCCCCGCTGTACACCCTGGTCAACCCGGTCGACGACGCCCTGATGGAGATCACCCACGTCCTGCGCGGCGAGGACCTGCTCTCCTCCACCCCGCGCCAGATCGCGCTCTACAAGGCGCTGATCGACCTGGGCGTCGCCAAGGACATCCCGGCCTTCGGACACCTCCCGTACGTGATGGGCGAGGGCAACAAGAAGCTCTCCAAGCGCGACCCGGAGTCCTCGCTCAACCTCTACAGGGAGCGCGGCTTCCTCCCCGAGGGACTGCTCAACTACCTCTCCCTGCTGGGCTGGTCGCTCGCGGCCGACCGTGACGTCTTCTCCATGGACGAGATGGTCGCGGCCTTCGAGATCTCCGACGTGAACCCCAACCCGGCCCGCTTCGACCTGAAGAAGTGCGAGGCGATCAACGCCGACCACATCCGGCTGCTCGACGTGAAGGACTTCACCGAGCGCTGCCGGCCGTGGCTCGCCGCGCCGTTCGCCCCGTGGCCTGCCGAGGACTTCGACGAGGCCAAGTGGCAGGCGGTCGCCCCGCACGCCCAGACCCGCGTCAAGGTCCTCTCCGAGATCACCGACAACGTCGACTTCCTGTTCCTCGCGGAGCCGGTCCGCGACGAGGCGAGCTGGACGAAGGCCATGAAGGACGGGTCGGACGCGCTGCTGCGCACCGCCCGCGAGAAGCTGGACGCCGCCGACTGGAACTCCGCCGAGTCCCTCAAGGAAGCGGTTCTGGCCGCAGGTGAGGCCCACGGCCTCAAGCTCGGCAAGGCGCAGGCGCCGGTCCGCGTCGCCGTCACCGGCCGCACCGTCGGGCTGCCCCTCTTCGAGTCCCTGGAGATCCTGGGCAAGGAGAAGACCCTGACCCGCATCGACACGGCCCTGGCCAGGCTCGCCGCGTAG
- a CDS encoding HU family DNA-binding protein — protein sequence MNKAQLVEAIADKMGGRQQAAEAVDAVLDAVVRAVVSGDRVSVTGFGSFEKVDRPARYARNPQTGERVRVKKTSVPRFRAGQGFKDLVSGSKKLPKNDVAVKKAPKGSLTGGASATVKKAAAKKATTKAAAAKKTTAAKKTTAKKTATASAAKKATAKKATAKKATGAAKTAAAKKTTAKKATAKKAPAKKATATTAPAKKSTARKTTAKKATARKR from the coding sequence GTGAACAAGGCGCAGCTCGTAGAAGCGATTGCCGACAAGATGGGCGGCCGCCAGCAGGCCGCCGAGGCCGTCGACGCCGTCCTGGACGCCGTCGTCCGCGCGGTCGTCAGCGGCGACCGGGTCTCGGTCACCGGCTTCGGTTCGTTCGAGAAGGTCGACCGCCCCGCCCGCTACGCCCGCAACCCCCAGACGGGCGAGCGGGTTCGGGTCAAGAAGACGTCCGTGCCGCGCTTCCGCGCGGGCCAGGGCTTCAAGGACCTGGTGAGCGGCTCCAAGAAGCTCCCGAAGAACGACGTCGCGGTCAAGAAGGCGCCCAAGGGCAGCCTCACCGGCGGTGCTTCGGCCACGGTCAAGAAGGCCGCCGCGAAGAAGGCCACCACCAAGGCCGCCGCCGCCAAGAAGACCACCGCGGCGAAGAAGACCACCGCGAAGAAGACCGCGACCGCGAGCGCCGCCAAGAAGGCCACCGCGAAGAAGGCGACGGCCAAGAAGGCCACCGGCGCCGCCAAGACCGCCGCCGCCAAGAAGACCACCGCCAAGAAGGCGACGGCCAAGAAGGCCCCGGCGAAGAAGGCGACCGCCACCACGGCGCCCGCCAAGAAGTCGACGGCTCGCAAGACCACCGCCAAGAAGGCCACCGCTCGCAAGAGGTAA
- a CDS encoding fumarylacetoacetate hydrolase family protein, which produces MRIARFSIDGNVAFGAVEGDQPDELVLDIIKGIPFADFELSGTKVPLSKVRLLPPVLPSKVVAFGRNYAEHARELGNEVPDAPFAFFKPSTSVIGPGDAIQYPSFSEELHHEAELAVVIGRMCREVPRDRVQDVIFGFTCANDVTARDVQRREKQWARAKGFDSSCPLGPWVETGLDLATAADLTVQLTVNGEQRQLGRTSEMTHSIEDLIVNVSEAMTLLPGDVILTGTPAGVGPLHVGDEVAVTIEGIGTLTNKVVKRG; this is translated from the coding sequence GTGCGCATCGCCAGGTTCTCCATCGACGGGAACGTCGCCTTCGGCGCGGTCGAGGGCGACCAGCCCGACGAGCTCGTCCTCGACATCATCAAGGGCATCCCGTTCGCGGACTTCGAGCTGTCCGGCACGAAGGTCCCGCTGAGCAAGGTCAGGCTGCTGCCGCCGGTGCTCCCCAGCAAGGTCGTCGCCTTCGGCCGCAACTACGCCGAGCACGCGCGCGAGCTGGGCAACGAGGTACCGGACGCGCCCTTCGCCTTCTTCAAGCCGTCCACCTCGGTGATCGGTCCGGGCGACGCCATCCAGTACCCGTCGTTCTCCGAGGAACTGCACCACGAGGCCGAACTGGCCGTCGTCATCGGCCGGATGTGCCGTGAGGTGCCCCGCGACCGGGTCCAGGACGTGATCTTCGGCTTCACCTGCGCCAACGACGTCACCGCGCGGGACGTTCAGCGCCGCGAGAAGCAGTGGGCCCGCGCCAAGGGCTTCGACAGCTCCTGCCCGCTCGGCCCCTGGGTGGAGACCGGCCTCGACCTCGCCACCGCCGCGGACCTCACCGTCCAGCTCACCGTCAACGGCGAACAGCGCCAGCTCGGCCGGACGAGCGAGATGACCCACTCCATCGAGGATCTGATCGTCAACGTCTCCGAGGCCATGACGTTGCTCCCCGGTGACGTCATCCTCACCGGCACCCCCGCGGGGGTCGGCCCCCTGCACGTCGGCGACGAGGTCGCCGTCACCATCGAAGGCATCGGCACTCTCACCAACAAGGTTGTCAAGCGTGGCTAG
- the ndgR gene encoding IclR family transcriptional regulator NdgR, whose translation MDNSSGVGVLDKAALVLSALESGPATLAGLVAATGLARPTAHRLAVALEHHRMVARDMQGRFILGPRLAELAAAAGEDRLLATAGPVLTHLRDVTGESAQLYRRQGEMRICVAAAERLSGLRDTVPVGSTLTMKAGSSAQILMAWEEPERLHRGLQGARFTATALSGVRRRGWAQSIGEREPGVASVSAPVRGPSNRVVAAVSVSGPIERLTRHPGRMHAQAVIDSANRLSEALRRTG comes from the coding sequence ATGGACAACAGTAGCGGCGTGGGCGTTCTGGACAAGGCGGCCCTTGTCCTGAGCGCCCTGGAGTCCGGACCCGCCACCCTCGCCGGGTTGGTCGCGGCCACCGGACTGGCACGACCCACGGCCCACCGACTGGCCGTGGCCCTTGAGCACCACCGCATGGTGGCACGGGACATGCAGGGACGTTTCATTCTCGGCCCGAGGCTGGCGGAGCTGGCCGCGGCGGCCGGCGAGGACCGGCTGCTGGCCACCGCGGGACCGGTGCTCACCCACCTCAGGGACGTGACGGGCGAGAGCGCGCAGCTCTACCGCCGCCAGGGCGAGATGCGGATCTGTGTGGCCGCGGCGGAACGCCTGTCCGGCCTTCGGGACACGGTCCCGGTCGGCTCCACCCTCACCATGAAGGCCGGTTCCTCGGCGCAGATCCTGATGGCCTGGGAGGAGCCGGAGCGGCTGCACCGCGGTCTGCAGGGCGCCCGTTTCACGGCGACGGCCCTGTCGGGGGTGCGGCGCCGGGGCTGGGCCCAGTCGATCGGCGAGCGCGAGCCGGGGGTCGCGTCGGTCTCCGCGCCGGTGCGCGGACCCTCCAACCGCGTGGTCGCGGCCGTCTCGGTCTCCGGACCGATCGAGCGGCTGACCCGGCACCCGGGCCGGATGCACGCGCAGGCCGTGATCGATTCCGCGAACCGCCTCTCCGAGGCCCTGCGCCGCACGGGCTGA